One window of the Parasphingopyxis algicola genome contains the following:
- a CDS encoding hydantoinase/oxoprolinase N-terminal domain-containing protein, whose amino-acid sequence MHIGVDVGGTNTDAVLMSGRDVQSFEKRATSDDISGGIREAIGALLTKSQCRPESIRSVMIGTTQFTNAFVQAQTLNRVATIRIGFPAARGIPPLAGWPKALSDAVDGGRHVVRGGFEFTGQPIAALDETAVAECAKGIRASGVTHIAISGVFSQLNASHEERAAEIVRDCMPEADITLSSEVGRIGLLERENAAIMNASLKTLAAHVADAFAQALHALGIDAPFFISQNDGTLMSVAHMHRYPVRTFAAGPTNSLRGAALLAGLSNALVADIGGTTTDIGVLMDGFPRQSSMHVDIGGVRTNFRMPDILSLGLGGGSRVRDIGDPASLAIGPDSVGNRLHRDALVFGGSILTASDIAVAAGNADFGDRSRVDGLPAAAVADAAALITGMIENGIDRMKTSKTAVPLILVGGGAVLVAGDIRGVNEVHRPEGAEVANAVGAAIGQVSGEIDRIYNMESGVRDAMLCEARELAVQQAVAAGAREASVEIVEVEEFPLQYLPGGATRVVCRAVGNLGAFEEASHG is encoded by the coding sequence ATGCATATCGGAGTAGATGTCGGAGGGACCAACACTGATGCCGTGCTGATGTCCGGTCGCGACGTCCAGAGTTTCGAAAAACGCGCGACATCCGACGATATCAGTGGCGGTATTCGGGAGGCGATCGGTGCGCTGCTCACGAAAAGCCAGTGCAGGCCCGAATCGATACGCAGCGTCATGATCGGCACGACCCAGTTCACCAACGCCTTTGTTCAGGCGCAAACGTTGAATCGCGTCGCCACGATCCGGATAGGCTTTCCGGCGGCACGAGGAATTCCGCCACTCGCTGGCTGGCCTAAGGCACTGTCGGACGCGGTCGACGGCGGCAGGCATGTCGTGCGCGGTGGCTTCGAATTCACTGGCCAGCCCATAGCGGCACTCGACGAAACAGCGGTGGCTGAATGTGCGAAGGGCATTCGCGCTTCGGGTGTGACGCATATCGCCATCTCCGGGGTCTTCAGCCAGCTCAACGCCAGCCACGAGGAACGCGCCGCCGAAATCGTCCGGGATTGTATGCCCGAAGCCGATATTACTCTGTCGAGCGAGGTCGGACGGATCGGGCTGCTCGAACGCGAAAACGCGGCCATCATGAATGCGAGCCTCAAAACGCTTGCCGCCCATGTCGCCGATGCCTTTGCGCAGGCGCTGCACGCACTCGGTATCGATGCGCCATTCTTCATCAGTCAGAATGACGGCACGTTGATGAGCGTTGCGCATATGCACCGCTATCCGGTGCGTACCTTTGCCGCGGGACCGACCAATTCGCTTCGCGGCGCGGCCCTTCTAGCCGGACTCTCCAACGCCTTGGTCGCCGATATCGGCGGCACGACGACCGATATCGGCGTGCTTATGGACGGATTTCCGCGCCAGTCGAGCATGCATGTCGACATTGGCGGGGTCCGGACGAATTTCCGTATGCCTGACATCCTCTCGCTCGGGCTGGGCGGCGGCAGCCGCGTACGCGACATCGGCGATCCGGCATCGCTTGCTATCGGGCCCGATTCCGTTGGCAACAGATTGCACCGGGACGCGCTCGTCTTCGGCGGGTCCATCCTCACGGCGAGTGACATCGCGGTGGCGGCGGGTAACGCGGATTTTGGCGATCGGTCGCGCGTCGATGGACTTCCCGCAGCGGCGGTCGCCGACGCCGCGGCTCTCATCACCGGCATGATCGAGAACGGCATTGATCGTATGAAGACGAGCAAGACAGCGGTTCCCTTGATACTTGTCGGCGGCGGGGCGGTGCTTGTGGCGGGCGATATCAGGGGGGTGAACGAGGTCCACCGGCCTGAAGGCGCCGAGGTCGCGAACGCGGTCGGCGCCGCCATTGGCCAAGTCAGCGGCGAGATCGACCGCATCTATAATATGGAAAGCGGTGTACGCGACGCCATGCTGTGCGAAGCACGCGAGCTCGCCGTGCAACAGGCGGTTGCGGCCGGCGCCCGCGAAGCTTCAGTCGAGATCGTCGAGGTCGAGGAATTTCCGCTGCAATATCTTCCTGGCGGTGCAACACGGGTCGTTTGCCGTGCGGTTGGCAATCTCGGTGCGTTCGAGGAGGCCAGCCATGGCTGA
- a CDS encoding LuxR C-terminal-related transcriptional regulator, with the protein MAASLHSARCSIVHAPAGYGKTSLLETFARLSKVPCVCYKASQFAGHVTLLDLMAKAPSDHILLLDEPHAFIADFADPGLLTRVLESRSGSAVIAARDLFNLPIARLRMEGGVQLIGVDELRIERKQIIRQCQGAVGRAAAIKIAHWAQGWPAAVRTLTDWLARPRNRLDKRGQFIAQSGIGAYIEQEVLSDLPADWVRALMMTSLLDGCSSEMLNAVSPDDVLGTLLPDIAMRLEGLVIWKEDELHVYPLLKQHLQRRFDMLPRIDRQAIMAHASLACDAAGRIPEAASLAIQSGGGSASSEYLRRAQGLKLWVTGGFDVIKLLVDRAAPLELAEEPRFRLLQCVIHLKEGRIAEAEALLAESLPLLEGDPDGLRDAEVIRTTILIYGCRAASESDLEPFNRIVLRNNDDPAWKAYITTLRCILRTQSGDLDRALGYFAEAVGYSRDAGSDYNLMFLDIHRANIELARGEIATARAMLKGAQRSFRKKFPKDAGVETVLHAITAYLEFETGRLSSARSHLRKSAHRMPQSEAWFDVYSAAYEPYARLLAAEIGLSSTLAALDAQKEQLRAQDLGRVADFVRDVGNCLSGEAWLRGEDGTEPPTAVNVPDAVVAWQASELIALSNGYALLAAGETKEACARLDEFVERSAQRKLRRSELRGLLLLVAAHDRIGESDAADRRFERALGIGSRHGFSRAFAEFGGDPVASRIRARLDEPPGQDDHAKLFGSLRRWFGDQETRVNGAVFTPREREVLDALEQGGSDKVVGRRLGISEHGVRFHLKNIYRKLRVHDRVDALAKAKHAEPH; encoded by the coding sequence TTGGCCGCGAGCCTCCACAGTGCGCGCTGTTCGATCGTTCATGCTCCGGCCGGGTACGGCAAGACCAGCCTGCTCGAGACTTTCGCACGGCTGTCGAAAGTGCCATGCGTTTGTTATAAGGCAAGCCAGTTCGCAGGACATGTGACATTGCTCGACCTGATGGCGAAGGCACCGTCGGACCATATCTTGCTCCTTGACGAACCGCATGCGTTCATAGCGGATTTCGCCGATCCGGGATTGCTAACGCGCGTACTGGAAAGCCGCTCCGGCAGCGCGGTCATAGCAGCCCGTGATCTGTTCAACCTGCCGATCGCGCGCCTACGAATGGAAGGCGGGGTCCAGCTGATCGGCGTCGACGAATTGCGCATCGAACGGAAACAGATAATCCGCCAGTGCCAGGGCGCAGTCGGGCGTGCTGCGGCGATTAAAATTGCGCACTGGGCACAAGGCTGGCCTGCCGCGGTGCGAACGCTGACCGACTGGCTAGCCCGGCCCCGCAACCGGCTGGATAAAAGGGGCCAGTTTATCGCTCAATCTGGCATCGGCGCCTATATTGAACAGGAGGTGCTCTCGGATCTGCCAGCCGACTGGGTTCGTGCGTTGATGATGACGAGCCTGTTGGACGGATGCAGCAGTGAGATGCTCAATGCGGTCAGCCCCGATGACGTTCTTGGCACGCTGCTTCCCGACATTGCCATGAGATTGGAGGGGTTAGTCATCTGGAAGGAAGACGAGCTGCATGTCTACCCGCTCCTAAAACAGCACCTCCAGCGCCGCTTCGATATGCTGCCTCGGATCGATCGACAAGCGATCATGGCACACGCCTCACTGGCCTGCGACGCGGCGGGACGCATTCCCGAGGCGGCATCGCTCGCCATCCAGTCCGGCGGCGGAAGCGCGAGCAGCGAGTATTTGCGGCGAGCGCAGGGATTGAAATTGTGGGTCACCGGCGGCTTCGATGTCATCAAGCTACTCGTCGATCGCGCCGCACCGTTGGAATTGGCGGAAGAGCCGCGGTTCAGGCTACTCCAATGCGTCATTCATCTGAAAGAAGGACGGATCGCGGAGGCCGAAGCCCTGCTCGCCGAAAGCCTGCCATTGCTTGAAGGAGATCCGGACGGACTGCGCGATGCGGAGGTTATTCGCACGACGATCCTGATATATGGCTGCCGGGCGGCGAGTGAGAGCGACCTGGAGCCGTTTAATCGTATCGTTTTGCGCAACAATGACGATCCGGCCTGGAAAGCCTATATTACGACTCTGCGCTGCATATTGCGGACACAGTCGGGCGACCTTGATCGTGCGCTCGGCTATTTTGCCGAGGCGGTCGGCTATTCGCGCGACGCCGGCTCGGATTACAATCTGATGTTTCTCGACATTCACCGCGCCAATATCGAGTTGGCACGCGGCGAGATTGCGACCGCGCGCGCGATGTTGAAGGGCGCGCAGCGATCTTTCCGCAAGAAATTCCCCAAGGATGCCGGGGTGGAGACCGTGCTCCACGCCATCACCGCCTATCTCGAATTCGAGACTGGCCGCCTCTCGAGCGCGCGTTCGCATTTACGCAAATCCGCGCACCGAATGCCGCAAAGCGAAGCTTGGTTTGACGTCTATTCTGCAGCCTATGAGCCCTATGCGCGGCTGTTGGCCGCCGAGATCGGTCTATCCTCAACGCTTGCGGCGCTTGACGCGCAAAAAGAGCAGCTCCGCGCGCAGGATTTGGGGCGGGTCGCCGACTTTGTGAGGGATGTCGGCAATTGTCTGTCCGGCGAGGCATGGTTGCGCGGGGAGGACGGCACCGAGCCTCCGACGGCGGTCAATGTGCCCGACGCCGTAGTTGCCTGGCAGGCCAGCGAGCTGATCGCCTTGTCGAACGGCTATGCGCTGCTCGCCGCAGGTGAAACTAAGGAGGCGTGCGCCAGGCTGGACGAATTCGTCGAACGGTCCGCACAGCGCAAGCTGCGTCGCAGTGAATTACGAGGCTTGCTGTTGCTGGTTGCGGCGCACGATCGGATCGGCGAAAGCGACGCGGCCGATCGTCGTTTTGAGCGAGCCCTGGGGATCGGATCGAGGCACGGATTTAGCCGCGCATTTGCAGAATTCGGCGGAGACCCGGTCGCCTCGCGAATACGGGCGCGTCTGGACGAGCCTCCAGGTCAAGACGATCACGCCAAACTGTTCGGTTCACTGCGCCGGTGGTTCGGGGATCAAGAAACGCGAGTGAATGGAGCGGTCTTTACGCCACGCGAGCGCGAAGTCCTTGACGCGCTGGAGCAAGGTGGTTCGGACAAAGTCGTGGGACGCAGGCTCGGTATCAGTGAACATGGCGTCCGATTCCACCTGAAAAACATCTATAGAAAACTGCGTGTGCACGACCGGGTCGACGCGCTGGCCAAGGCGAAACACGCCGAACCGCATTAG
- the ppsA gene encoding phosphoenolpyruvate synthase gives MTAALVRAFSEIGLADIAEVGGKNASLGEMIGALGGKGVSVPQGFATTTDAFRLFIEENGLAPMIAETLAELGSPSGSELEKAARTIREAILAAPMPGPVAAAIREAYAGLETQYGRGVSVAVRSSATAEDLPQASFAGQHDSFLNISGADDVVQAVHRCLASLYTARAISYRADHGLADLKIALSAGVQKMVRADRASSGVVFTLDTESGFRDVVMVTGVWGLGEAIVQGLAEPDEFHVHKPTLRAGYRYVLRRRIGAKECRMVYARRAGGDRTELRRTTLAQRSSPCLSDAEIVQLAEQALTVEAHYSAAMAADTPMDIEWAKDGPDGELFIIQARPETVHARAQQRLRQYRLIGTGIPIAEGQAVGNAVAGGIVRPVASTADLDKVGDGDVLVSKATSPDWEPVLKRAAAIVTESGGRTCHAAIVARELGVPAIVGVADALDILQDGDRVTISCAEGLTGRIYPGDVPFEVDEVDLADLPEPPVKLMVNVGNPDIAFQSARLPVDGVGLARSEFVMAEAVRVHPMALLRPEGISAKRTRQRIEKLVAPHGGGEDYFIDSFAEGVGTIAAAFYPRPVIVRTSDFKSNEYAALLGGKDFEPAEENPMIGFRGAARYAHPDYREAFALECRALRRVREAMGLTNLIVMIPFCRRIEEARQVLDIMAGHGLKRGENGLQIYMMTEIPSNVILVDDFARYFDGFSIGSNDLTQLTLGIDRDSDLLAEGFDERDPAVEKLIAAAIEGAHRNDLSCGICGQRPSDDPAFAAWLVDQGIDSISVTPDSVLAVLRQFDNR, from the coding sequence ATGACGGCCGCGCTGGTTCGGGCGTTCTCCGAGATCGGGTTGGCCGATATTGCGGAGGTCGGCGGCAAGAATGCGTCGCTGGGCGAGATGATCGGCGCATTGGGCGGCAAGGGCGTTTCCGTGCCCCAGGGGTTTGCCACGACCACCGATGCCTTTCGCCTGTTTATCGAGGAAAACGGCCTGGCACCGATGATCGCGGAAACGCTGGCCGAGCTCGGATCGCCGAGCGGATCGGAGCTCGAAAAGGCCGCGCGTACGATCCGGGAAGCGATCCTGGCCGCGCCAATGCCGGGTCCGGTCGCCGCGGCGATCCGGGAGGCCTATGCCGGTCTCGAAACGCAATATGGCCGCGGCGTATCGGTGGCCGTTCGCAGCAGTGCGACCGCCGAAGATCTGCCGCAGGCGTCCTTCGCCGGTCAGCATGACAGCTTTCTCAACATCAGCGGCGCGGACGATGTCGTGCAAGCGGTGCATCGCTGTCTCGCCTCGCTCTATACGGCGCGCGCGATATCCTATCGCGCCGATCACGGCCTCGCCGATCTGAAGATCGCCCTGTCGGCGGGCGTCCAGAAAATGGTCCGCGCCGACCGGGCCTCCTCGGGCGTCGTATTCACGCTCGATACCGAATCCGGCTTTCGCGACGTCGTGATGGTGACGGGCGTCTGGGGGCTCGGCGAGGCGATCGTCCAGGGGCTCGCCGAACCCGACGAATTTCACGTCCACAAGCCAACCTTGCGCGCGGGATACCGCTATGTGCTGCGCCGGCGGATCGGTGCCAAGGAGTGCCGGATGGTCTATGCGCGGCGGGCCGGAGGCGATCGCACCGAACTGCGCCGCACCACGCTCGCGCAACGCAGCAGTCCCTGTCTGAGCGATGCCGAGATCGTGCAGCTCGCCGAACAGGCGCTGACCGTGGAGGCGCATTACAGCGCGGCCATGGCCGCCGATACGCCGATGGATATCGAATGGGCGAAGGACGGCCCCGACGGCGAACTCTTCATCATCCAGGCGCGACCCGAAACCGTCCATGCCCGTGCCCAACAGCGTCTTCGGCAGTACCGGCTGATCGGGACGGGCATACCGATTGCCGAGGGGCAGGCGGTCGGCAATGCGGTGGCCGGCGGCATCGTGCGGCCGGTCGCGTCGACCGCCGATCTGGACAAGGTCGGCGACGGCGATGTGCTGGTCTCCAAGGCGACCTCGCCGGACTGGGAGCCGGTGCTCAAACGCGCCGCCGCGATCGTCACCGAAAGCGGTGGACGGACCTGCCATGCCGCGATCGTCGCGCGCGAGCTGGGTGTGCCGGCGATCGTCGGCGTGGCCGATGCGCTGGATATTCTTCAGGATGGCGACCGGGTCACGATATCCTGCGCGGAGGGGCTGACCGGTCGCATCTATCCGGGCGACGTGCCGTTCGAGGTCGACGAGGTCGACCTTGCGGATCTTCCGGAGCCGCCGGTGAAGCTCATGGTCAATGTGGGCAATCCCGATATCGCCTTCCAATCGGCCCGCCTGCCGGTCGATGGGGTCGGTCTGGCGCGCAGCGAATTCGTCATGGCCGAGGCGGTCCGCGTGCATCCGATGGCGCTGCTCCGGCCCGAAGGGATCAGCGCGAAACGGACGCGCCAGCGCATCGAAAAGCTCGTCGCGCCCCATGGCGGCGGTGAGGATTATTTCATCGACAGCTTTGCCGAGGGCGTCGGGACGATCGCCGCGGCCTTCTACCCCCGGCCGGTGATCGTGCGGACGTCGGATTTCAAGAGCAACGAATATGCGGCACTGCTCGGCGGCAAGGATTTCGAACCCGCCGAGGAAAATCCGATGATCGGGTTTCGCGGCGCGGCGCGCTATGCGCACCCGGACTATCGGGAGGCTTTCGCGCTCGAATGCCGGGCGCTGCGCCGTGTGCGCGAGGCGATGGGCCTCACCAACCTGATCGTGATGATTCCCTTTTGCCGGCGTATCGAAGAGGCGCGGCAGGTGCTCGACATCATGGCCGGTCACGGCCTGAAGCGCGGCGAGAATGGCCTGCAAATCTATATGATGACCGAGATCCCGAGCAACGTGATCCTCGTCGACGATTTCGCCCGCTATTTCGACGGCTTTTCGATCGGTTCGAACGACCTGACCCAGCTCACGCTCGGTATCGACCGCGATTCCGACCTCCTCGCCGAGGGTTTCGACGAACGCGATCCCGCGGTCGAAAAACTGATCGCCGCGGCGATCGAGGGCGCGCACCGCAACGATCTGAGCTGCGGCATTTGCGGGCAGCGGCCGTCCGACGACCCGGCCTTCGCCGCCTGGCTCGTCGACCAGGGTATCGACAGCATCAGCGTAACGCCGGACAGCGTGCTCGCCGTGCTGCGGCAGTTCGACAACCGATAG
- a CDS encoding phosphoribosyltransferase, with product MRFWKRAQFSDRRDAGRHLALRLIGMRVKNPVVIGLFRGGIPVAYEVSQLLEAPLFPAIVQSIDAPAETGLPLGAIVHADAPEIVWNDDVVHAYCASQACLDEAREKAEAKLERLRAAFGESALHSVAGRHVILVDDGSAPAATMRAVMQVLRKHRPKDITLAIPVIVGNSLSEVEGLADETVCLHRTDDLESVDDAYRDFGAVSDADLCKTIRQAPGERAA from the coding sequence ATGCGATTTTGGAAGCGCGCGCAGTTCAGCGACCGCCGGGATGCGGGGCGGCACCTGGCATTGCGCCTGATCGGCATGCGCGTGAAAAACCCGGTCGTTATCGGACTGTTCCGCGGCGGGATTCCGGTCGCCTACGAGGTTTCCCAACTGCTGGAGGCGCCGCTTTTCCCCGCCATCGTCCAGTCGATCGATGCACCGGCGGAGACCGGCCTTCCCCTGGGCGCGATCGTCCATGCCGACGCCCCTGAAATCGTCTGGAACGATGACGTCGTCCATGCCTATTGCGCGAGCCAGGCCTGCCTGGACGAGGCCCGCGAAAAGGCCGAGGCGAAACTCGAACGCCTCCGGGCGGCTTTCGGCGAGAGCGCGCTGCATTCGGTGGCCGGCCGGCACGTCATACTCGTCGACGACGGATCGGCGCCGGCCGCGACCATGCGGGCCGTCATGCAGGTCCTTCGCAAGCACCGGCCGAAGGACATCACCTTGGCGATCCCCGTGATAGTCGGGAACAGTCTCAGCGAGGTGGAAGGCCTTGCCGACGAGACCGTCTGCCTTCACCGCACGGACGATCTCGAGTCCGTCGACGACGCCTATCGCGACTTCGGCGCCGTCAGCGATGCCGATCTGTGCAAAACGATCCGGCAGGCTCCCGGAGAGCGGGCGGCGTGA
- a CDS encoding aspartate/glutamate racemase family protein yields MTATIHIITPVITEGIRSLDDVAPLAGKDLHFTHSLLEKGPSSIESEVDEALAVPGIMQAALAAEESGADAVIIDCMGDPGLKAARELVRIPVLGPAETSMHLAAMLGHKFSIVTVLDSVRPLLDDLARVYAVHDKLASIRVINIPVLEIEQRIAEVQDCLAEIALAAVEQDGADVIVLGCTGFLGCADAITERLESRGYSVPVIDPVPATVCVAQALVKAGLTHSSKTYPKPGPKSMAGLATFQG; encoded by the coding sequence ATGACCGCCACGATTCACATCATCACCCCGGTCATCACCGAAGGCATTCGCAGCCTCGACGACGTCGCGCCGCTTGCCGGCAAGGATCTGCATTTTACGCATTCGCTGCTCGAAAAGGGCCCAAGCTCGATCGAATCCGAAGTAGATGAGGCGCTGGCCGTTCCCGGGATCATGCAAGCTGCGCTAGCCGCTGAAGAATCGGGAGCGGACGCCGTGATCATCGATTGCATGGGCGATCCGGGCCTCAAGGCCGCGCGCGAGCTCGTCCGCATACCGGTGCTGGGTCCGGCCGAAACATCGATGCATCTGGCTGCGATGCTCGGGCACAAGTTCAGCATCGTGACCGTGCTCGACAGCGTGAGGCCGCTGCTTGACGATCTCGCGCGGGTTTATGCCGTGCATGACAAACTCGCCTCGATCCGCGTTATCAACATTCCCGTGCTCGAGATCGAGCAACGCATCGCCGAGGTTCAGGATTGTCTCGCCGAGATCGCGCTCGCGGCGGTCGAACAGGATGGCGCCGATGTGATCGTGCTTGGTTGCACCGGTTTTCTGGGATGCGCCGACGCGATCACCGAACGGCTGGAAAGCCGCGGGTACAGCGTGCCTGTGATCGATCCCGTTCCGGCGACGGTCTGTGTCGCCCAGGCATTGGTCAAAGCCGGCCTCACACATTCGAGCAAGACCTATCCCAAGCCGGGACCGAAAAGCATGGCCGGCCTCGCAACCTTTCAGGGCTGA
- a CDS encoding sodium:calcium antiporter: MSLAILWTQFLAAALLILFAAPRLTRNAEIIAARRNISDNWIGLILLASVTSLPELAAGISSVSAAAAPDIAVGAVFGSCVFNLAMLVVLDFVVRGESVYRQARQAHILSAGFGTMLIGIAGLTLMVRDLGLTLSFGHIGATSLVIVIVYIIATRAIHNYEARIRERAGEAVKKAPTGSLNKAQAMFAIAALAIVLGGLWLPVVGARIADQTFLDRSIMGTIFIAAATSLPELSVSLAALRLGSVNMAIANLLGSNLFNILILAIEDVIYSRGILLDDASNSHAVTAMAAVIMCGVVIAGLLYRPKTRLFRTVGWTSIALFLVYILNVYAIFLTAL; encoded by the coding sequence GTGAGCCTCGCGATCCTCTGGACGCAGTTCCTTGCCGCCGCCCTGCTGATCCTGTTCGCCGCACCGCGGTTGACCCGCAACGCCGAAATCATCGCAGCGCGGCGCAATATCTCCGACAACTGGATCGGCCTCATATTGCTCGCGTCGGTGACGTCGCTGCCGGAGCTCGCGGCCGGGATTTCATCGGTCAGCGCCGCGGCTGCGCCCGACATCGCGGTCGGCGCCGTGTTCGGGAGCTGCGTCTTCAACCTCGCGATGCTGGTGGTTCTCGATTTCGTGGTCCGCGGCGAATCGGTCTACCGGCAGGCGCGGCAGGCGCACATCCTGTCGGCGGGTTTCGGCACGATGCTGATCGGCATTGCCGGGCTCACCCTCATGGTGCGCGACCTCGGGCTGACCCTGTCATTCGGTCATATCGGCGCGACGTCGCTCGTGATCGTGATCGTCTATATAATCGCCACTCGCGCCATCCACAATTACGAGGCCCGTATCCGGGAACGCGCCGGCGAGGCCGTGAAGAAAGCGCCGACCGGATCGCTCAACAAGGCCCAGGCGATGTTCGCGATCGCGGCGCTGGCGATCGTCCTAGGCGGTCTCTGGCTCCCGGTCGTGGGCGCGAGGATCGCGGACCAGACCTTCCTCGATCGCAGCATCATGGGCACGATCTTCATCGCCGCGGCGACCTCGCTCCCCGAATTGTCGGTTTCGCTCGCGGCACTGCGGCTGGGCTCGGTGAACATGGCGATCGCCAATCTGCTCGGCAGCAACCTGTTCAACATTCTCATTCTCGCCATCGAGGATGTCATCTATTCGAGGGGCATCCTGCTGGACGACGCTTCGAACAGCCATGCCGTCACCGCGATGGCGGCCGTAATCATGTGCGGCGTGGTGATCGCCGGGCTGCTCTACCGCCCGAAAACCCGCCTGTTCAGGACCGTCGGCTGGACGAGCATCGCGCTGTTTTTGGTCTATATTCTAAACGTCTATGCAATTTTTTTGACAGCGCTCTAG
- a CDS encoding DUF917 domain-containing protein: MADVIAQVDIDDLAIGSAFLGTGGGGDPYVGSLLCKEAIAHHGAVKLAALEDVPDDADVFVAAAMGAPTVMIEKLYAVEDAHRAVSALEKALGRSADMIISAEIGGLNSVMPVAYAASRGLPLIDADGMGRAFPSIHMINFNVAGVSCTPLAIADEHGNVAIIEAENARKAEELARPLVAAMGASVSLSCYPMTGAEAKRAALPATVSAAIAVGKAIREGDAHPVDRLLTALDGLEGYGSAYRLFDGKVTDISRDTSAGWVFGSCTLAALDGDGGAEIGFQNENISIVVDGELKAIVPDLICIVDRETAMPIPTESLRYGQRVAVIGCGAPGRLRAPEALEFMGPAAFGSEEAFVPIEALNQKEQRS, from the coding sequence ATGGCTGATGTTATAGCGCAGGTCGATATTGATGATCTCGCGATCGGCTCGGCGTTTCTAGGGACCGGCGGCGGCGGCGACCCGTATGTGGGATCGCTGCTCTGCAAGGAAGCCATTGCGCATCATGGCGCGGTCAAGTTGGCAGCGCTCGAAGACGTGCCCGACGATGCCGATGTGTTCGTCGCGGCGGCGATGGGTGCCCCGACCGTCATGATAGAGAAGCTCTACGCCGTCGAAGACGCGCACCGCGCGGTGTCGGCCCTGGAGAAAGCCCTAGGGCGGAGCGCCGACATGATCATATCGGCCGAAATCGGCGGACTGAATTCGGTGATGCCGGTCGCCTATGCTGCGAGCCGCGGCCTTCCCCTCATCGACGCCGATGGCATGGGCCGCGCTTTTCCTTCGATTCACATGATCAATTTCAATGTTGCAGGCGTCAGCTGCACGCCGCTGGCGATTGCCGATGAACACGGCAATGTCGCGATCATAGAGGCTGAGAATGCCCGCAAGGCCGAGGAACTTGCGCGCCCCCTGGTCGCCGCGATGGGAGCGAGCGTCAGCCTGTCCTGCTATCCGATGACGGGTGCCGAAGCGAAGCGCGCAGCGCTGCCGGCCACGGTGAGCGCGGCGATTGCGGTTGGGAAAGCCATCCGCGAGGGCGACGCGCATCCGGTCGACCGTCTGTTGACGGCGCTGGACGGGCTGGAGGGCTATGGCAGCGCCTATCGGCTGTTCGACGGCAAGGTTACCGACATCTCGCGCGACACTTCGGCCGGCTGGGTATTCGGTAGCTGCACACTTGCCGCGCTCGACGGCGACGGCGGCGCCGAGATCGGCTTTCAAAACGAGAATATCTCGATCGTCGTCGATGGCGAGCTGAAGGCGATCGTGCCCGACCTGATCTGCATCGTCGACCGGGAAACGGCCATGCCGATCCCGACCGAAAGCCTGCGCTACGGCCAGCGCGTGGCCGTAATCGGCTGCGGCGCGCCGGGCCGGTTGCGGGCGCCCGAAGCGCTTGAATTCATGGGGCCGGCCGCCTTCGGATCGGAGGAGGCTTTTGTCCCGATCGAGGCACTGAACCAAAAGGAGCAACGCTCATGA